From Lemur catta isolate mLemCat1 chromosome 21, mLemCat1.pri, whole genome shotgun sequence, a single genomic window includes:
- the LOC123625956 gene encoding ankyrin repeat domain-containing protein 26-like gives MENEVCDRPAKKTPNEKNKVKEQIQSMSDHDDLTWSSATAPEDYFVILLKMQDAILSQQRLVELKSNECERLTIKIGKMENEVSVLQDELYEAKKIMSQLNYEKAVWECELSTLRCTLKEEGEKRRNADLLHENTREEIRKKEEECRKEVEMKQQAEESVKTLNAEMNILRNYLSELAEKYNESQRQLYGERNARQLQGWILANQLYTQTETEMTLREMESQICQSYEKERFLMRTNDMLHEEIAMLQMEIATIKYQNEEKENKYINHIKIVEEVNENLQMTMKKNVEKLTDTVSQYSDQLNALACENALLNAQLQNEKESKEQLKAELESCSSRLTAAIHDQYVDQILMSGRDVEMSFQRAGHEWFCLRNEINVPVSDLKENHETFGQNCSKAQSQIGSLEDEFHSTRNVLRDKTLSLECVQRHLYQTECQMEKINQMYENEQYQVKKYIGQQEYLEERISELERGNMLLREQLVYAHSRAEHKEETLMNMREQFQDTVKSF, from the exons gcctgcaaagaaaacacctaatgaaaagaacaag gtgaaagaacaaatacagtcTATGAGTGACCATGATGACTTAACTTGGTCATCTGCAACAGCCCCAGAGGATT ATTTTGTTATCCTATTGAAAATGCAAGATGCCATTCTTTCCCAGCAAAGATTAGTAGAACTTAAAAGCAATGAGTGTGAAAGACtcacaataaaaattggaaaaatggaaaacgaGGTTAGCGTTCTGCAAGATGAGCTctatgaagccaaaaaaataatgtcacagttaaattatgaaaaagccGTATGGGAATGTGAACTCTCTACTTTGAG atgtaccttaaaagaagaaggagagaagagaagaaatgctgaTCTGTTACATGAAAACACTcgagaagagataagaaaaaaggaagaggaatgcaGGAAAGAAGTTGAAATGAAACAACAAGCTGAAGAGTCTGTCAAAACACTGAatgcagaaatgaatatattaagaaactatttGTCTGAG CTTGCAGAAAAGTACAACGAGAGTCAGAGGCAGCTATATGGAGAGCGGAATGCCAGACAATTACAAGGTTGGATTCTGGCCAATCAACTTTACAcacaaactgaaacagaaatgactctgagggaaatggaatctcag ATTTGTCAGAGTTATGAAAAAGAACGATTTCTCATGCGTACAAATGACATGTTGCATGAAGAAATAGCCATGCTACAAATGGAAAtagccacaataaaatatcagaatgaggaaaaagaaaataagtatatcaaccacattaaaattgTGGAAGAAGTGAATGAGAACCTTCAAATgaccatgaaaaagaatgtggaaaagttaaCAGACACAGTATCTCAGTATAGTGACCAGCTTAATGCTCTGGCATGTGAGAATGCCTTGCTAAATGctcaactacaaaatgaaaaagagagcaaggaaCAACTGAAAGCAGAACTTGAATCCTGCAGTTCTAGACTGACTGCTGCAATACATGATCAATACGTTGATCAAATTCTGATGTCAGGAAGAGACGTCGAAATGTCTTTCCAGAGAGCAGGACATGAGTGGTTTTGCTTAcggaatgaaataaatgtacctGTGTCTGATCTCAAAGAAAACCATGAGACTTTTGGTCAAAACTGTTCTAAGGCTCAAAGTCAAATCGGTAGCCTGGAAGATGAGTTCCATAGCACAAGAAATGTTCTGAGAGATAAGACTCTGTCTTTGGAATGTGTCCAAAGACACCTCTACCAAACAGAATGTCAAATGGAAAAGATCAatcaaatgtatgaaaatgaacaatatcAAGTGAAGAAATACATTGGACAACAGGAATATCTAGAGGAGAGAATATCTGAactagaaagaggaaatatgttGCTTCGAGAGCAACTGGTGTACGctcacagcagagcagagcatAAAGAGGAGACACTGATGAATATGCGAGAGCAATTTCAAGATACTGTGAAATCCTTCTAG